Proteins found in one Stigmatopora nigra isolate UIUO_SnigA chromosome 15, RoL_Snig_1.1, whole genome shotgun sequence genomic segment:
- the tedc2 gene encoding uncharacterized protein tedc2 isoform X1 — protein sequence MSVLSAVEAAIKLSKEEQAKVNGRIHFYRDLQQSLTAPDEPKATDNAATDLPTSSPPAERLEIQLLEQALEKALQVRTGRETPRNPDAVAKAARGKGSPGADPKAPKKLGISRSSAPRLAGGRLKKGTDADASARRRPPTSGKATAVAGTQRQAQSVASQEGEAATRRRSPPPPARIPGRMWDRVSSSQRKAAPGRSAFVERMRAAVRLPPRPGQRLRVNTSGCRRQFPEDWPGGSPERSAALLADLTRRVDRLERRCRTVDSPGRPSPGQAEWPEEDGYSRPTLQTLQKMATELRATLEKAKQEWEAWDGRRPEGVPLDAREARPSPADDGAALGLPVSVAYTSEDELRRMEGVRMRVALLQQETDLQQALVDALAPALSSGLPPAAEAGVLRDLYSLLGEGGRRFPAVVLDSDSD from the exons ATGTCAGTGCTGAGTGCGGTGGAGGCAGCCATCAAGTTGTCCAAAGAAGAGCAGGCGAAGGTGAATGGCCGCATTCACTTCTACAGAGATTTACAACAAAGTTT GACAGCTCCAGATGAACCAAAAGCCACGGACAATGCTGCAACTG ACTTGCCCACTTCATCCCCCCCAGCGGAAAGGCTAGAAATCCAACTGCTGGAGCAAGCGTTAGAAAAGGCCCTGCAAGTCCGGACTGGCCGAGAGACCCCGAGGAACCCGGATGCCGTGGCCAAAGCGGCCCGGGGAAAGGGGTCGCCTGGCGCTGACCCCAAAGCGCCCAAAAAGCTCGGTATCTCCAGGTCCTCGGCGCCCCGCCTCGCCGGCGGGAGGTTAAAGAAGGGCACCGACGCGGACGCGTCGGCTCGACGACGGCCGCCCACCAGTGGAAAAGCCACGGCAGTGGCGGGGACGCAACGCCAGGCCCAAAGCGTGGCATCTCAAGAAGGAGAGGCGGCCACGAG AAGGCGGAGCCCGCCGCCCCCCGCTCGGATCCCTGGCAG AATGTGGGACAGAGTCAGCAGCTCTCAGAGGAAAGCGGCGCCCGGGAGGAGCGCCTTCGTGGAGCGAATGAGAGCCGCGGTACGTTTGCCACCACGCCCCGGCCAACGACTCCGGGTAAATACGTCTGGGTGCCGTCGGCAGTTTCCCGAAGACTGGCCCGGCGGCAGCCCCGAGAGGAGCGCGGCGCTGCTCGCCGACCTGACTCGCCGGGTGGACCGACTGGAGCGCCGGTGCCGGACCGTGGACTCGCCGGGTCGGCCCAGCCCGGGACAAGCGG AGTGGCCAGAAGAAGACGGCTATTCCCGCCCAACGCTCCAGACCCTGCAAAAGATGGCCACGGAATTGCGGGCCACGCTAGAGAAAGCAAAACAAG AGTGGGAAGCGTGGGACGGACGGCGACCGGAAGGAGTCCCCCTTGACGCCCGGGAAGCGCGCCCGTCCCCGGCCGACGACGGCGCGGCCCTCGGCTTGCCCGTGAGCGTGGCCTACACGTCGGAGGACGAGCTGCGACGGATGGAGGGCGTCAGGATGAGGGTGGCTCTCCTGCAGCAGGAGACGGACCTCCAGCAG GCCCTGGTGGACGCTTTGGCCCCCGCGCTATCCTCCGGCCTGCCTCCCGCCGCCGAGGCCGGCGTGCTGCGAGACTTGTACTCCTTGCTGGGCGAAGGAGGTCGCCGCTTCCCCGCCGTGGTCCTGGACTCGGATTCCGACTGA
- the tedc2 gene encoding uncharacterized protein tedc2 isoform X3, whose product MSVLSAVEAAIKLSKEEQAKVNGRIHFYRDLQQSLTAPDEPKATDNAATDLPTSSPPAERLEIQLLEQALEKALQVRTGRETPRNPDAVAKAARGKGSPGADPKAPKKLGISRSSAPRLAGGRLKKGTDADASARRRPPTSGKATAVAGTQRQAQSVASQEGEAATRMWDRVSSSQRKAAPGRSAFVERMRAAVRLPPRPGQRLRVNTSGCRRQFPEDWPGGSPERSAALLADLTRRVDRLERRCRTVDSPGRPSPGQAEWPEEDGYSRPTLQTLQKMATELRATLEKAKQEWEAWDGRRPEGVPLDAREARPSPADDGAALGLPVSVAYTSEDELRRMEGVRMRVALLQQETDLQQALVDALAPALSSGLPPAAEAGVLRDLYSLLGEGGRRFPAVVLDSDSD is encoded by the exons ATGTCAGTGCTGAGTGCGGTGGAGGCAGCCATCAAGTTGTCCAAAGAAGAGCAGGCGAAGGTGAATGGCCGCATTCACTTCTACAGAGATTTACAACAAAGTTT GACAGCTCCAGATGAACCAAAAGCCACGGACAATGCTGCAACTG ACTTGCCCACTTCATCCCCCCCAGCGGAAAGGCTAGAAATCCAACTGCTGGAGCAAGCGTTAGAAAAGGCCCTGCAAGTCCGGACTGGCCGAGAGACCCCGAGGAACCCGGATGCCGTGGCCAAAGCGGCCCGGGGAAAGGGGTCGCCTGGCGCTGACCCCAAAGCGCCCAAAAAGCTCGGTATCTCCAGGTCCTCGGCGCCCCGCCTCGCCGGCGGGAGGTTAAAGAAGGGCACCGACGCGGACGCGTCGGCTCGACGACGGCCGCCCACCAGTGGAAAAGCCACGGCAGTGGCGGGGACGCAACGCCAGGCCCAAAGCGTGGCATCTCAAGAAGGAGAGGCGGCCACGAG AATGTGGGACAGAGTCAGCAGCTCTCAGAGGAAAGCGGCGCCCGGGAGGAGCGCCTTCGTGGAGCGAATGAGAGCCGCGGTACGTTTGCCACCACGCCCCGGCCAACGACTCCGGGTAAATACGTCTGGGTGCCGTCGGCAGTTTCCCGAAGACTGGCCCGGCGGCAGCCCCGAGAGGAGCGCGGCGCTGCTCGCCGACCTGACTCGCCGGGTGGACCGACTGGAGCGCCGGTGCCGGACCGTGGACTCGCCGGGTCGGCCCAGCCCGGGACAAGCGG AGTGGCCAGAAGAAGACGGCTATTCCCGCCCAACGCTCCAGACCCTGCAAAAGATGGCCACGGAATTGCGGGCCACGCTAGAGAAAGCAAAACAAG AGTGGGAAGCGTGGGACGGACGGCGACCGGAAGGAGTCCCCCTTGACGCCCGGGAAGCGCGCCCGTCCCCGGCCGACGACGGCGCGGCCCTCGGCTTGCCCGTGAGCGTGGCCTACACGTCGGAGGACGAGCTGCGACGGATGGAGGGCGTCAGGATGAGGGTGGCTCTCCTGCAGCAGGAGACGGACCTCCAGCAG GCCCTGGTGGACGCTTTGGCCCCCGCGCTATCCTCCGGCCTGCCTCCCGCCGCCGAGGCCGGCGTGCTGCGAGACTTGTACTCCTTGCTGGGCGAAGGAGGTCGCCGCTTCCCCGCCGTGGTCCTGGACTCGGATTCCGACTGA
- the ccnf gene encoding cyclin-F — protein sequence MKTDVHCRCPKCYSVPVRKRVRSCTSAVTLLSLPQEVLLCVLRCLSAEDLLSVRAVHSQLRDIVDNHATVWARASFRDTWPSPNNLWLFERAAEKGNFEAAVKLGIAYLYNEGPPLSEEAQADVCGRNASRFLGLAEGLRSPSADPFAWLFIRPPWSPNGSCCKAVVFDHLRAECRRDKEKKAPLLHCLARVLQLFEGEDKHQEAISMLEEASRCGCLQSSYLLWEHSRKTAMSDPGRYLQCVRTLRDYAARGSWEAQLSLAKVCTAGNPLGLDPKACAGLVAQFFSGSRQAERGGTHGHILRRGMKDTMRYILVDWLVEVTTMKDFSSLALHVTVGCVNRYLALRSVPKVCLQLLGIACMVVCTRYISKDILTIREAVWLTDNTYKYEDLVRMMGEVVSVLQGKIRTPTLLDYGEVLLSLVPLEGRSVHLFGYICELSLLYSALAVPPPAKLACAVLLLTRAMHHYAPVWPGHLADYTGFSKRDLCQLVVLLHIKCFGQDTPIDYRHVSLTGVKQRFEDDVYQSISTEKAMDYKELCHILEIPEVEPQAEPPSPTAQPSEIHVFLASPAGTSKRRRDDAPRVDGGGRVTTPTAELSNQEEGMLLLEIRDWRLDSISSGYEANRDEDEDSTISVPSDAGVTDSPGEQDAPTRPEGEPRVPRPGKRGVHGPGYSSAESASSSSSSGVSCALPALTCADGRHLPSTDICLLLTVHRTLGHAAKQVKRKNSAAHGVGEPGTGGPSPAGLL from the exons ATGAAAACCGATG TCCACTGCCGTTGCCCAAAATGCTACTCCGTTCCGGTCCGGAAGAGGGTCCGCTCTTGCACGTCCGCCGTCACCTTGCTGAGTCTGCCCCAGGAGGTTCTCCTCTGCGTGCTTCGTTGTCTGTCCGCCGAGGACCTGCTGTCCGTCAGGGCC GTCCATTCGCAGCTACGTGACATTGTTGACAACCACGCCACTGTTTGGGCCCGGGCCAGCTTCAGAGACACTTGGCCGTCCCCGAATAATTTATGGTTGTTTGAAAG AGCTGCAGAAAAAGGGAATTTCGAAGCGGCCGTCAAGTTAGGGATTGCTTATTTGTACAACGAAGGAC CGCCGCTGAGCGAGGAGGCCCAAGCGGACGTGTGCGGTCGCAACGCCTCGCGCTTCCTGGGACTGGCCGAGGGCCTGCGCTCGCCCTCCGCCGACCCCTTCGCCTGGCTCTTCATCCGTCCGCCGTGGTCGCCCAACGGCAGCTGCTGCAAGGCGGTGGTCTTCGACCACCTCAGGGCCGAGTGCCGGCGGGACAAG GAGAAGAAAGCTCCCTTGTTGCACTGCTTGGCCAGAGTATTACAGCTATTTGAA GGGGAGGACAAACACCAGGAAGCCATATCCATGTTGGAAGAGGCTTCGCGTTGCGGCTGTTTGCAGAGCTCCTACCTCTTATGGGAGCACTCCCGCAAAACTGCC ATGTCAGATCCGGGCAGGTACCTCCAGTGTGTTCGAACCCTGAGAGACTACGCCGCCAGGGGGTCCTGGGAGGCGCAG CTGTCTCTGGCCAAAGTTTGCACCGCCGGCAACCCGCTGGGTCTGGACCCCAAAGCCTGCGCCGGTCTGGTGGCGCAATTTTTCAGCGGTTCCCGGCAGGCGGAGCGCGGCGGAACCCACGGACACATCCTGCGGCGGGGCATGAAGGACACCATGAG ATACATTCTGGTGGACTGGCTGGTGGAGGTGACCACCATGAAGGACTTCTCCAGCCTGGCGCTGCACGTGACGGTGGGCTGCGTGAACCGCTACCTGGCGCTGCGCTCCGTCCCCAAAGTTTGTCTCCAGCTGTTGGGGATCGCCTGCATGGTGGTTTGCACGCG CTACATCAGTAAGGATATTTTGACCATAAGAGAAGCCGTGTGGCTGACGGACAACACTTACAAGTACGAGGACCTGGTGCGGATGATGGGGGAGGTGGTGTCTGTGCTTCAGGGAAAAATCAGG ACCCCGACCCTGCTGGACTACGGCGAGGTGCTGCTGTccctggtgcccctggagggtCGGAGCGTTCACCTCTTTGGCTACATCTGCGAGCTGTCCCTGCTGTACTCGGCGCTGGCCGTGCCGCCCCCCGCCAAGCTGGCGTGCGCCGTCCTGCTGCTCACCAGAGCCATGCATCACTACG CTCCCGTATGGCCCGGCCACCTGGCGGACTACACGGGCTTCTCCAAGCGAGATCTTTGCCAGCTTGTCGTGCTACTTCACATCAAGTG TTTCGGCCAAGACACGCCCATCGATTACCGCCACGTGTCTCTGACCGGCGTCAAGCAGCGTTTCGAAGATGACGTCTATCAGAGCATCAGCACGGAGAag GCCATGGATTACAAGGAGCTGTGTCACATCCTGGAGATCCCCGAAGTGGAACCTCAGGCCGAGCCCCCCAGCCCCACCGCCCAACCCTCGGAGATCCACGTCTTCCTCGCCTCGCCCGCCGGCACCAGTAAAAG GAGGCGCGACGACGCCCCACGGGTGGACGGGGGCGGCCGGGTGACCACTCCCACCGCCGAGCTGTCCAATCAGGAGGAGGGCATGCTGCTGTTGGAAATCCGGGACTGGAGGCTGGATTCCATCTCTTCTGGCTACGAGGCCAATCGTGACGAGGACGAGG ATTCCACCATATCCGTCCCGTCGGACGCCGGCGTGACGGACTCGCCCGGAGAGCAAGACGCCCCGACCCGTCCCGAGGGGGAACCGCGGGTCCCGCGTCCCGGAAAGCGGGGCGTCCACGGTCCGGGATACTCGTCGGCGGAGAGCGCCAgttcctcctcgtcctccggAGTCTCGTGCGCTCTCCCCGCTCTGACTTGCGCGGACGGGCGCCATCTGCCCTCGACGGATATCTGCCTTCTGCTCACCGTGCACAGGACACTCGGCCACGCCGCCAAGCAGGTCAAGCGAAAGAACTCTGCGGCGCACGGCGTGGGCGAGCCGGGGACGGGAGGCCCGTCGCCCGCCGGCCTTCTGTAG
- the tedc2 gene encoding tubulin epsilon and delta complex protein 2 isoform X5, whose product MSVLSAVEAAIKLSKEEQAKVNGRIHFYRDLQQSLTAPDEPKATDNAATDLPTSSPPAERLEIQLLEQALEKALQVRTGRETPRNPDAVAKAARGKGSPGADPKAPKKLGISRSSAPRLAGGRLKKGTDADASARRRPPTSGKATAVAGTQRQAQSVASQEGEAATRMWDRVSSSQRKAAPGRSAFVERMRAAFPEDWPGGSPERSAALLADLTRRVDRLERRCRTVDSPGRPSPGQAEWPEEDGYSRPTLQTLQKMATELRATLEKAKQEWEAWDGRRPEGVPLDAREARPSPADDGAALGLPVSVAYTSEDELRRMEGVRMRVALLQQETDLQQALVDALAPALSSGLPPAAEAGVLRDLYSLLGEGGRRFPAVVLDSDSD is encoded by the exons ATGTCAGTGCTGAGTGCGGTGGAGGCAGCCATCAAGTTGTCCAAAGAAGAGCAGGCGAAGGTGAATGGCCGCATTCACTTCTACAGAGATTTACAACAAAGTTT GACAGCTCCAGATGAACCAAAAGCCACGGACAATGCTGCAACTG ACTTGCCCACTTCATCCCCCCCAGCGGAAAGGCTAGAAATCCAACTGCTGGAGCAAGCGTTAGAAAAGGCCCTGCAAGTCCGGACTGGCCGAGAGACCCCGAGGAACCCGGATGCCGTGGCCAAAGCGGCCCGGGGAAAGGGGTCGCCTGGCGCTGACCCCAAAGCGCCCAAAAAGCTCGGTATCTCCAGGTCCTCGGCGCCCCGCCTCGCCGGCGGGAGGTTAAAGAAGGGCACCGACGCGGACGCGTCGGCTCGACGACGGCCGCCCACCAGTGGAAAAGCCACGGCAGTGGCGGGGACGCAACGCCAGGCCCAAAGCGTGGCATCTCAAGAAGGAGAGGCGGCCACGAG AATGTGGGACAGAGTCAGCAGCTCTCAGAGGAAAGCGGCGCCCGGGAGGAGCGCCTTCGTGGAGCGAATGAGAGCCGCG TTTCCCGAAGACTGGCCCGGCGGCAGCCCCGAGAGGAGCGCGGCGCTGCTCGCCGACCTGACTCGCCGGGTGGACCGACTGGAGCGCCGGTGCCGGACCGTGGACTCGCCGGGTCGGCCCAGCCCGGGACAAGCGG AGTGGCCAGAAGAAGACGGCTATTCCCGCCCAACGCTCCAGACCCTGCAAAAGATGGCCACGGAATTGCGGGCCACGCTAGAGAAAGCAAAACAAG AGTGGGAAGCGTGGGACGGACGGCGACCGGAAGGAGTCCCCCTTGACGCCCGGGAAGCGCGCCCGTCCCCGGCCGACGACGGCGCGGCCCTCGGCTTGCCCGTGAGCGTGGCCTACACGTCGGAGGACGAGCTGCGACGGATGGAGGGCGTCAGGATGAGGGTGGCTCTCCTGCAGCAGGAGACGGACCTCCAGCAG GCCCTGGTGGACGCTTTGGCCCCCGCGCTATCCTCCGGCCTGCCTCCCGCCGCCGAGGCCGGCGTGCTGCGAGACTTGTACTCCTTGCTGGGCGAAGGAGGTCGCCGCTTCCCCGCCGTGGTCCTGGACTCGGATTCCGACTGA
- the tedc2 gene encoding uncharacterized protein tedc2 isoform X2 — MSVLSAVEAAIKLSKEEQAKVNGRIHFYRDLQQSLTAPDEPKATDNAATDLPTSSPPAERLEIQLLEQALEKALQVRTGRETPRNPDAVAKAARGKGSPGADPKAPKKLGISRSSAPRLAGGRLKKGTDADASARRRPPTSGKATAVAGTQRQAQSVASQEGEAATRRSPPPPARIPGRMWDRVSSSQRKAAPGRSAFVERMRAAVRLPPRPGQRLRVNTSGCRRQFPEDWPGGSPERSAALLADLTRRVDRLERRCRTVDSPGRPSPGQAEWPEEDGYSRPTLQTLQKMATELRATLEKAKQEWEAWDGRRPEGVPLDAREARPSPADDGAALGLPVSVAYTSEDELRRMEGVRMRVALLQQETDLQQALVDALAPALSSGLPPAAEAGVLRDLYSLLGEGGRRFPAVVLDSDSD; from the exons ATGTCAGTGCTGAGTGCGGTGGAGGCAGCCATCAAGTTGTCCAAAGAAGAGCAGGCGAAGGTGAATGGCCGCATTCACTTCTACAGAGATTTACAACAAAGTTT GACAGCTCCAGATGAACCAAAAGCCACGGACAATGCTGCAACTG ACTTGCCCACTTCATCCCCCCCAGCGGAAAGGCTAGAAATCCAACTGCTGGAGCAAGCGTTAGAAAAGGCCCTGCAAGTCCGGACTGGCCGAGAGACCCCGAGGAACCCGGATGCCGTGGCCAAAGCGGCCCGGGGAAAGGGGTCGCCTGGCGCTGACCCCAAAGCGCCCAAAAAGCTCGGTATCTCCAGGTCCTCGGCGCCCCGCCTCGCCGGCGGGAGGTTAAAGAAGGGCACCGACGCGGACGCGTCGGCTCGACGACGGCCGCCCACCAGTGGAAAAGCCACGGCAGTGGCGGGGACGCAACGCCAGGCCCAAAGCGTGGCATCTCAAGAAGGAGAGGCGGCCACGAG GCGGAGCCCGCCGCCCCCCGCTCGGATCCCTGGCAG AATGTGGGACAGAGTCAGCAGCTCTCAGAGGAAAGCGGCGCCCGGGAGGAGCGCCTTCGTGGAGCGAATGAGAGCCGCGGTACGTTTGCCACCACGCCCCGGCCAACGACTCCGGGTAAATACGTCTGGGTGCCGTCGGCAGTTTCCCGAAGACTGGCCCGGCGGCAGCCCCGAGAGGAGCGCGGCGCTGCTCGCCGACCTGACTCGCCGGGTGGACCGACTGGAGCGCCGGTGCCGGACCGTGGACTCGCCGGGTCGGCCCAGCCCGGGACAAGCGG AGTGGCCAGAAGAAGACGGCTATTCCCGCCCAACGCTCCAGACCCTGCAAAAGATGGCCACGGAATTGCGGGCCACGCTAGAGAAAGCAAAACAAG AGTGGGAAGCGTGGGACGGACGGCGACCGGAAGGAGTCCCCCTTGACGCCCGGGAAGCGCGCCCGTCCCCGGCCGACGACGGCGCGGCCCTCGGCTTGCCCGTGAGCGTGGCCTACACGTCGGAGGACGAGCTGCGACGGATGGAGGGCGTCAGGATGAGGGTGGCTCTCCTGCAGCAGGAGACGGACCTCCAGCAG GCCCTGGTGGACGCTTTGGCCCCCGCGCTATCCTCCGGCCTGCCTCCCGCCGCCGAGGCCGGCGTGCTGCGAGACTTGTACTCCTTGCTGGGCGAAGGAGGTCGCCGCTTCCCCGCCGTGGTCCTGGACTCGGATTCCGACTGA
- the LOC144208115 gene encoding uncharacterized protein LOC144208115, whose product MGARRLPRIRSSSPGRFICRRPRRRISARDVPPRSGLLEATCRESLSRSAWDSVQPWALRPAEGFPFADPVRGMGRGVGPPEALSSLERLSQATGGMEKSWYRCIFPFGIISLVIGAAGTAVTYAYQDLPQTKVASLVLLASGLTLLLTAAACRSGRRKRRKEKEGAAEGCTP is encoded by the coding sequence ATGGGGGCGCGCCGACTCCCCCGGATCCGCTCCTCCTCCCCCGGCCGCTTTATATGCCGCCGGCCACGGCGTCGGATCTCAGCGCGCGACGTGCCGCCTCGGAGTGGGCTTTTAGAGGCGACGTGCCGGGAAAGCTTGTCCCGCTCCGCTTGGGATTCCGTCCAGCCGTGGGCGCTCCGCCCCGCCGAGGGCTTTCCTTTCGCGGATCCCGTCCGGGGGATGGGCCGTGGCGTGGGGCCCCCGGAGGCGCTCTCCTCCTTGGAACGTCTGTCCCAGGCCACCGGGGGCATGGAGAAGTCTTGGTACCGTTGCATCTTTCCCTTCGGGATCATCTCCCTGGTCATCGGCGCGGCGGGCACGGCGGTGACCTACGCCTACCAGGACTTGCCCCAGACCAAGGTGGCCTCTCTGGTCCTGCTGGCCTCGGGGCTCACGCTCTTGCTGACGGCCGCCGCCTGCCGGAGCGGCCGCCGCAAGAGGAGAAAGGAGAAGGAGGGCGCCGCCGAGGGCTGTACGCCGTGA
- the tedc2 gene encoding uncharacterized protein tedc2 isoform X4: protein MSVLSAVEAAIKLSKEEQAKVNGRIHFYRDLQQSLTAPDEPKATDNAATDLPTSSPPAERLEIQLLEQALEKALQVRTGRETPRNPDAVAKAARGKGSPGADPKAPKKLGISRSSAPRLAGGRLKKGTDADASARRRPPTSGKATAVAGTQRQAQSVASQEGEAATRRRSPPPPARIPGRMWDRVSSSQRKAAPGRSAFVERMRAAFPEDWPGGSPERSAALLADLTRRVDRLERRCRTVDSPGRPSPGQAEWPEEDGYSRPTLQTLQKMATELRATLEKAKQEWEAWDGRRPEGVPLDAREARPSPADDGAALGLPVSVAYTSEDELRRMEGVRMRVALLQQETDLQQALVDALAPALSSGLPPAAEAGVLRDLYSLLGEGGRRFPAVVLDSDSD from the exons ATGTCAGTGCTGAGTGCGGTGGAGGCAGCCATCAAGTTGTCCAAAGAAGAGCAGGCGAAGGTGAATGGCCGCATTCACTTCTACAGAGATTTACAACAAAGTTT GACAGCTCCAGATGAACCAAAAGCCACGGACAATGCTGCAACTG ACTTGCCCACTTCATCCCCCCCAGCGGAAAGGCTAGAAATCCAACTGCTGGAGCAAGCGTTAGAAAAGGCCCTGCAAGTCCGGACTGGCCGAGAGACCCCGAGGAACCCGGATGCCGTGGCCAAAGCGGCCCGGGGAAAGGGGTCGCCTGGCGCTGACCCCAAAGCGCCCAAAAAGCTCGGTATCTCCAGGTCCTCGGCGCCCCGCCTCGCCGGCGGGAGGTTAAAGAAGGGCACCGACGCGGACGCGTCGGCTCGACGACGGCCGCCCACCAGTGGAAAAGCCACGGCAGTGGCGGGGACGCAACGCCAGGCCCAAAGCGTGGCATCTCAAGAAGGAGAGGCGGCCACGAG AAGGCGGAGCCCGCCGCCCCCCGCTCGGATCCCTGGCAG AATGTGGGACAGAGTCAGCAGCTCTCAGAGGAAAGCGGCGCCCGGGAGGAGCGCCTTCGTGGAGCGAATGAGAGCCGCG TTTCCCGAAGACTGGCCCGGCGGCAGCCCCGAGAGGAGCGCGGCGCTGCTCGCCGACCTGACTCGCCGGGTGGACCGACTGGAGCGCCGGTGCCGGACCGTGGACTCGCCGGGTCGGCCCAGCCCGGGACAAGCGG AGTGGCCAGAAGAAGACGGCTATTCCCGCCCAACGCTCCAGACCCTGCAAAAGATGGCCACGGAATTGCGGGCCACGCTAGAGAAAGCAAAACAAG AGTGGGAAGCGTGGGACGGACGGCGACCGGAAGGAGTCCCCCTTGACGCCCGGGAAGCGCGCCCGTCCCCGGCCGACGACGGCGCGGCCCTCGGCTTGCCCGTGAGCGTGGCCTACACGTCGGAGGACGAGCTGCGACGGATGGAGGGCGTCAGGATGAGGGTGGCTCTCCTGCAGCAGGAGACGGACCTCCAGCAG GCCCTGGTGGACGCTTTGGCCCCCGCGCTATCCTCCGGCCTGCCTCCCGCCGCCGAGGCCGGCGTGCTGCGAGACTTGTACTCCTTGCTGGGCGAAGGAGGTCGCCGCTTCCCCGCCGTGGTCCTGGACTCGGATTCCGACTGA